The following nucleotide sequence is from Ammospiza nelsoni isolate bAmmNel1 chromosome 29, bAmmNel1.pri, whole genome shotgun sequence.
CCCCTCAGGTCCCCTCAGGGCCCCTCAAGACCCCTCAGATTCTCTCCGTTCCCCTCAGGTTCCTTCAGGCTCCCTCAGATTTCCCTCAGTTCCCCTCAGGTTCTCTCAGGTCTCCTCAGGGGCACTTGCGCTCCACGCACTGCTTCCCGCCCTCCTCGTACTCCTGCTTGGAGATCCACATCTGCTGGAAGGTGCCCTGCGGGGAATTTGGGGCCGTTTTGAGGGTCCCAGGCGGGGGGACACCCCCCCCGGCTGCCCCCGGAGCCCCGGGCTCACCAGCGAGGCCAGGATGGAGCCCCCGATCCAGGGGCTGAAGCGCCGCTCCATGGTGCTGTTGCTGGCGATGAGCTTCAGGCGCATGCTCTGGGACAGGGGcgttactgggagcactgggggcagctgggaaCCACTGGGGGACAGCTGTGAACCCCTTGGGGCAGCTGGGAGCGCTGGGCGCCACTGGGGGTGACGGGGAAACCACCACGGGAGTGACTGGTGGTAACTGGGAGAAACCCTGAGGCCCAGCGTGGGtccccccccagccccaaatgCCCCTCAGAGGGGTTCAAGGTCCCCTCGTCCCAAATTGTGGGGGTCTCTCTCAGGGAGAATTCGGGGTCCCATCCAAATTGTGGGGGTCTCTCAcggggggtttggggtccccATCCCCAGTCCGGGGTCCCTCACCGGGGGCGTTTTCTGGGCAAGCTCGCGGTTGAGGCGGTCGGTGAAGCCCTGCAGCAGCGTGTTCCCGCCGGTGACAATGACGCTGCCGTACAGACCCTGGGGGCACACGGGGGcaggggggtggggaggggtccctgccgccccccagaccccccagacccccccCTCCTCCGGAGCCCCCAGACCCACGGGCCGGATGTCGATGTCACACATCCCGATGCTGGTGGTCACCACGTGGCCCACGCCCAGCATGGTGTTCCCCGACAGGCCCTGGGGGAAAACCGGGGGGTCAGGGggtcccaaaaaccccaaaaccccccctgGGAACCCTATGGGACCCTCTGAGAATGCCCTATCCCTCTGtgacccccaaaaccccaccagggacccccaaaatcccaccgatgtcccccaaacccccttcagagacccccccaggaccccaaaatccctgacAGAGACCCCATAAGCCCCCTCAGGACCCCAAAACACCTCTCAGAGACCCCTCAGAACACCCAAACTCCCTCAGAGACCCCGAACTCCCCCCCAGGACCCCAAAACGCCCCTCAGAGACCCCCGAGGACCCCCAATATCCCCCCTCAGAGACCCAAAATTCCCCTCAGGGACCTCTcaggaccccaaaatccccctcagAGACCCCAGAACCCCTCTCAGAgacccaaaacccccccaaaaacccccaaaacgCCTCTCAGAGACCCCCAAAGTCTCCCTCagagaccccaaaccccccctcAGAgaccccccaggacccccaaaactcccctcagagaccccaaacaccccccaggacccccatgGGGACCTCCAAATCCCCTtggacccccaaaaccccaccagagACACCCAAACCCCTCTCAGAGACCGCTcaggaccccaaaatccccctcagagaccccaaaatccccctcagAGACCCCCAGGAGCCCCGAGCCCCCGGACCTTGACATTGGAGGGGTCGAAGAGCCCCTCGGGGATGCGCAGCCGCTCGGCGCCGTAGTCGGTGTTGTACCCGTTGGGCATCTCGTAGTGCACCGTGGGCATCTGCGCCGCCACCCTGGGGGGACAGGGCGGGTTTGGGGGGACCCCGCCCCAAAatgccccccaaaatccccccagggctggcactcaCTGCTCGTCATAGGGCGAGTCTgacacctgcagcactgaggCCTGGAAGTCCTGGATCACCTCCTGGGGGAGCCCAAAAATGGGGGTGAGGGACCCCGAAATCACCTCggggacccccaaatccccctaaGGACCCCTGAAATCCCCTCCGGGACACCCTAAATCCCCTcaggaacccccaaatccccctcagGAACCCCAAATCTCCCTcaggacccccaaacccccctcaggaccccccaaatcccccacagggaccccaaaatcccccttagggacccccaaatccccctcagggatcccaaaatccccctcaggacccccaagtccccctcagggacccccaaatctcccttagggaccccaaaatccccctcagggacccccaaaTGCCCCTTagggacccccaaatccctctcaGGGACGCCCCAAATCCCTttcagggaccccaaatccccctcaggaccccaaaatccctctcagggacccccaaatcccccttagggacccccaaatccctttcaggcacccccaaatccctttcaggcacccccaaatcccccacagggacccccaaatgcccctcagggaccccaaaatccccctcagggacccccaaaTGCCCCTCAGGACCCCCAAGCCCCCCTGCTCACGTTGCAGGTGAAGTTGTGCCAGGATTTGGACACCTGGGGcagcttctccttcttcttccagCTCGGGGGGGCCCCTTCCCGCACGGGCTCCTGCAGGGGGCGGGGCCGGACAGAAAAGGGGCGTGGCTTGCGAGTAATAATGtgaaagggaaggggaggagcTTCCCCTGGGATGGGGTAAGGGGAGGAGTCTGAGGGTGATGGCATGCAGGGGGTGGGGCTAAAGGGTAGGAGTGTCCAATGAGGAGTGTGATCTCAAAGGGGTGGAGCTAAATGGGCCCACCCCAAAAAGGGGCGGGGCTAATAATTTGGCTGCTCATAAGTGGGTGGAGCTAAATAAGCCCAACCCAAAAGGGGTGGAGCTAATAATTTGGGGTGCTCAGAAGGGGATGGAGCTAAATGAGCCCACCCCAAATTGGGCGGAGCGAACACAGGGGGCGGAGCTAAATGAACCCGCTCCAAAATGGGCGGAGCTAACAAAGGCGGTGGAGCTGAATCACCCACCCCAAACTGGGCGGAGCTAACACAGGGGATGGAGCTAAAATGATCCCACCCAATCAGGGTGGGACTAAGGATGACCCACCCACAGGTGGGAGGAGCGTTGTGCGTGGCCCCGCCCACCTTGGCGGCCCCGCCCACCTTGGCGGCGATCATGTAGGGCGGCACGATGTCGATGTTGAGCTCCTGGAAGAGCTCCCGGCACTGCATGGAGATGAAATCCCCGGCCAGCGGCGACTTGACGATCCCTGCGGGGCGGGGCCGTGTCAGGCCACGCCCGCCCgcacctggcacaggtgggcagagcctgcccaggggGTGTGGCCACCGACGCTGTGCCCTGTAAGCCCTCGCCTGTGCCAGGTGTGTCCTGGGTGTGTCCCGGGTGTGTCCCTGGTGCCCCTCCCCTGCATGGGTGTGTCCCAGGTGCGTCCCACATGTgttctcacctgtcccaggtgtgtcctggGTGTGTTCTCACCTGTCCTAGGTGTGTCCCCAGtacccctccctccccaggtgtgccccaggTGCACtctcacctgtcccaggtgtgtgcTCACCTTGCTGCAGGATGTACCCGGTGTGTCTCCATTGCCCCCCgtgccccaggtgtgccccaggTGCACtctcacctgtcccaggtgtgtgcTCACCTTGCTGCAGGATGTACCCGGTGTGTCTCCATTGCcccccctgccccaggtgtgccccaggTGTGTCTCCAGTACCTCTCCCTCACCCCAGGTGTgttctcacctgtcccaggtgtgtgcTCACCTTGCTGCAGGATGTACCCGTCGTGCACGGGGATGGCCGTGGTGTGGGTGGCGCCCGAGTCCAGCACCAGCCCCGTGCTGCGCCCGTTGGCAAAGCTGGGATGGGGGTCAGGGAGCCATAACGGGGCGGGGCCCGCCCTGGCCACACCCACCGGCCACACCCAACTGCCCTGGCCACGCTCAGCCCCGCCAGACACGCCCAGCCCTGTACTGCGCCCGTTGGCAAAGCTGGGACGGGGGTCAAGGGGCACAacggggacagtggggacacacCCAGGGGACGCACCCAGGGGACCCTCAGGTGACACTCGGGTGACACCCAGGTGACAGGCGGGGATACGCGGTGAGCACGGCCGTCTTGCAGAGGAAGAAGGCCGGGATGTTGTAGTGCTCGAACACgagctggggacaccctggggacactctggggacaccctgggcgCAGTGGGGACCCTCAGGTGACACTCGGGTGACACTCAGGTGACACTCAGGGATACGCGGTGAGCACGGCCGTCTTGCAGAGGAAGAAGGCCGGGATGTTGTAGTGCTCGAACATGAGCTCCGTCAGCTTCTCCCGCTTGGCGCGCGTGTTCCACTGCgacacggggggacacggggggacgTGGGGACACTGGGcgcgccccggggacagccgCGTCACGCccgggggacactggggacggCCGTGTCACACCTACCGGCGCCTCGGACATGAGCACCGGGTGCAGCCCCGGCTCCGACTTGACGTGCTTGCCGTAGGTGTGGTCCAGGATGGCCTGGAAGCACTCCCAGTCCTCgactggggacagtggggacagtggggatgtgggggacagtggggacagtggggacatgggggacattgggggcatgggggacatggggacattggggataTTGGGGATGTGGGGGATGtgggggacagtggggacattgggggaattggggacagtggggacattgggggtattggggacagtggggacagtggggacattgggggcatTGGGGGTattgggggacattggggacattggggacattggggacattgggggcatTACGGACAtttgggacattggggacattgggggtattggggacattgggacattggggacagtggggacagtggggacagtggggacacgCGGGcgctggggcacagcagccccccctgggacccccaagGCAATCCCCGAGACCCCCAGCCCCTGGTGTCCTCCTGTGCCCCTCCGTGtgccccaaaatgtccccaaatgtccctgtgctgtccctgatCTCTCACCGTGTCCCCTGCAGTCCCCTCCGCCCCCACACGTTGGTCTGTGTCCCCCCcctgtccccggtgtccccccggtgtccccgtgCCCTCACTCATGCCGTTCTTGAGCGGGGACAGGACCTCGACGCCCTCGCGGGCCACGTGCAGCGCGTTGGTGTCGATGTAGTACACCTTGCCACCCTTCTTGTCCTTGTCCCCGTCCAGCTCCAGCGACACCTCgtctggggacagcagccccaCCGTGGTGGGGAAATCCgcctggggacagtgccaccacCGTGGGGACGGTGCCACCACCGTGGGGACGGGGCCTGGGGTGGCCCCGGGGACACCGTGGTCATGGGGATGGCATGCTGGGGACGCGGTGGCATTGTCGTCACCACGATGGGGACGCTGTGGTCTGGGGGTTCCTGGGGGATGGTGGCATTGTCACCACCACGGGGA
It contains:
- the ACTL6B gene encoding actin-like protein 6B isoform X3 produces the protein MSGGVYGGDEVGALVFDIGSFSVRAGYAGEDCPKADFPTTVGLLSPDEVSLELDGDKDKKGGKVYYIDTNALHVAREGVEVLSPLKNGMIEDWECFQAILDHTYGKHVKSEPGLHPVLMSEAPWNTRAKREKLTELMFEHYNIPAFFLCKTAVLTAFANGRSTGLVLDSGATHTTAIPVHDGYILQQGIVKSPLAGDFISMQCRELFQELNIDIVPPYMIAAKEPVREGAPPSWKKKEKLPQVSKSWHNFTCNEVIQDFQASVLQVSDSPYDEQVAAQMPTVHYEMPNGYNTDYGAERLRIPEGLFDPSNVKGLSGNTMLGVGHVVTTSIGMCDIDIRPGLYGSVIVTGGNTLLQGFTDRLNRELAQKTPPSMRLKLIASNSTMERRFSPWIGGSILASLGTFQQMWISKQEYEEGGKQCVERKCP
- the ACTL6B gene encoding actin-like protein 6B isoform X1, giving the protein MSGGVYGGDEVGALVFDIGSFSVRAGYAGEDCPKADFPTTVGLLSPDEVSLELDGDKDKKGGKVYYIDTNALHVAREGVEVLSPLKNGMIEDWECFQAILDHTYGKHVKSEPGLHPVLMSEAPWNTRAKREKLTELMFEHYNIPAFFLCKTAVLTAFANGRSTGLGVSGGAERGQGSWVWPVGVARAGPAPLWLPDPHPSFANGRSTGLVLDSGATHTTAIPVHDGYILQQGIVKSPLAGDFISMQCRELFQELNIDIVPPYMIAAKEPVREGAPPSWKKKEKLPQVSKSWHNFTCNEVIQDFQASVLQVSDSPYDEQVAAQMPTVHYEMPNGYNTDYGAERLRIPEGLFDPSNVKGLSGNTMLGVGHVVTTSIGMCDIDIRPGLYGSVIVTGGNTLLQGFTDRLNRELAQKTPPSMRLKLIASNSTMERRFSPWIGGSILASLGTFQQMWISKQEYEEGGKQCVERKCP
- the ACTL6B gene encoding actin-like protein 6B isoform X2 is translated as MSGGVYGGDEVGALVFDIGSFSVRAGYAGEDCPKADFPTTVGLLSPDEVSLELDGDKDKKGGKVYYIDTNALHVAREGVEVLSPLKNGMIEDWECFQAILDHTYGKHVKSEPGLHPVLMSEAPWNTRAKREKLTELMFEHYNIPAFFLCKTAVLTAFANGRSTGLGVSGGAERGQGSWVWPVGVARAGPAPLWLPDPHPSFANGRSTGLVLDSGATHTTAIPVHDGYILQQGIVKSPLAGDFISMQCRELFQELNIDIVPPYMIAAKEPVREGAPPSWKKKEKLPQVSKSWHNFTCNEVIQDFQASVLQVSDSPYDEQVAAQMPTVHYEMPNGYNTDYGAERLRIPEGLFDPSNVKGLYGSVIVTGGNTLLQGFTDRLNRELAQKTPPSMRLKLIASNSTMERRFSPWIGGSILASLGTFQQMWISKQEYEEGGKQCVERKCP